From the Solanum stenotomum isolate F172 chromosome 4, ASM1918654v1, whole genome shotgun sequence genome, one window contains:
- the LOC125862785 gene encoding uncharacterized protein LOC125862785, which yields MGLTKFLQTKSILIYENLREIVIPPSHKDEIFIASMLSVESIIGIIMFGSPYIISILPCTDSKALQAMSTLKGCTQKQNCGKECPFNTKWHRNLKEVISCSGTPEEGMAASLWYLWLKSTSVIDQVNNFMLKWKDEA from the exons ATGGGATTGACTAAATTCTTGCAGACCAAAAGCATCCTTATTTATGAAAATCTAAGAGAAATTGTTATTCCACCAAGTCACAAAGACGAGATATTCATTGCATCCATGCTGAGTGTTGAATCGATCATTGGAATAATAATGTTCGGAAGTCCCTATATCATATCCATACTTCCATGTACAGATAGCAAAGCACTACAG GCGATGTCTACACTAAAAGGGTGTACACAAAAGCAAAATTGTGGTAAAGAATGTCCATTCAATACCAAGTGGCATCGTAACTTAAAAGAAGTCATCAGTTGTAGTGGGACACCTGAGGAGGGAATGGCCGCCTCCTTGTGGTATCTCTGGTTGAAATCTACATCTGTAATTGACCAAGTGAATAATTTCATGTTAAAATGGAAAGATGAAGCCTAG
- the LOC125861258 gene encoding uncharacterized protein LOC125861258, translating into MPFTKFLQINSILIYDNPREIAIPPSHDIEIFIAPILGDESIIRKLMLCRPRIMSILPCTNSEVLEVLSALKRCTQKQNCGKECPFNTELFYNHHKLKEVIRCAGVTIEKGRASKWYSWLKSTSLIDQVTSFMLTWEVLAVHLGAVMVTRFIPAHHFDDDK; encoded by the exons ATGCCATTCACAAAATTCTTGCAGATCAACAGCATCCTTATTTATGACAATCCAAGAGAAATTGCTATTCCTCCGAGTCATGATATCGAGATATTCATTGCACCCATACTGGGTGATGAATCGATCATTAGGAAGTTAATGTTGTGTCGTCCCAGGATCATGTCCATACTTCCATGTACAAATAGCGAAGTACTCGag gTATTGTCTGCACTAAAAAGGTGTACACAAAAGCAAAATTGCGGTAAAGAATGTCCATTCAATACCGAGTTATTCTACAATCATCATAAATTAAAAGAAGTCATCCGTTGTGCTGGTGTGACAATTGAGAAGGGAAGGGCCTCCAAATGGTATTCCTGGTTGAAATCCACCTCTCTAATTGACCAAGTGACTAGTTTCATGTTAACATGGGAA GTTCTTGCTGTCCATCTTGGGGCAGTTATGGTCACGCGTTTCATCCCCGCCCACCATTTTGACGATGATAAatga
- the LOC125861257 gene encoding putative F-box/FBD/LRR-repeat protein At1g66300, with amino-acid sequence MEHESETLKRGYTTAPRNQNEGSNMAKRVCVDGEDRISELPVHIIHQILCRTDLGVEEAARSCILSKTWYYCWTSRPNLIFYQFDMTLENYVKLVDQSLRFHVEQNLHLEQFILSYRDPEVDSHMDTWIELAVKLNVTELGIHRFGLTSYNLPDVIYDAKKLTTLQLSRCPITKSYQQMPIYQDSKVTVL; translated from the exons ATGGAGCATGAAAGTGAAACCCTTAAAAGAGGATATACAACGGCACCAAGAAATCAAAACGAAGGAAGCAATATGGCAAAAAGAGTTTGTGTTGATGGAGAAGACAGAATATCAGAATTGCCTGTGCATATTATTCATCAAATCTTATGCCGCACTGACCTCGGCGTTGAAGAGGCGGCGAGAAGTTGTATCTTGTCCAAGACATGGTACTATTGCTGGACTTCAAGACCTAATTTGATATTCTATCAATTTGATATGACCCTTGAAAACTATGTAAAGTTGGTTGATCAATCTCTGCGATTCCATGTCGAACAAAACTTACATCTTGAACAATTCATCCTTAGTTATCGTGATCCAGAAGTGGATTCTCACATGGATACTTGGATTGAATTGGCGGTTAAACTCAACGTCACAGAGCTGGGAATTCACCGTTTCGGTTTAACATCATATAACTTACCTGATGTTATTTATGATGCTAAAAAGCTAACAACATTGCAGTTAAGCAG ATGCCCAATTACAAAGAGTTATCAACAGATGCCCATCTATCAGGACTCTAAGGTTACAGTGTTGTGA